One Nesterenkonia populi DNA window includes the following coding sequences:
- a CDS encoding vitamin K epoxide reductase family protein: MSHLVKDRAYGGWLLGSGLLGAIASFLLLYERVLLWGDPDHVTACDVNPWVSCGEVMNTWQAATFGFPNIFLGVVAFPVLMAVAVSVLTGARLPRWYHLGLQAGAVFAFGFCVWLWYSAVFVIGVLCPYCMIVWTAVIPFFVVVTARNLLTGTIPAPERLRELTAAWWWAILVLIFLGVFASIFLQFSWAFTG; encoded by the coding sequence GTGGCTGCTGGGAAGCGGGCTGCTGGGAGCGATCGCAAGCTTCCTTCTCCTCTATGAGCGCGTGCTCCTCTGGGGTGACCCGGACCACGTCACCGCCTGCGACGTGAACCCGTGGGTCTCCTGCGGAGAGGTGATGAACACCTGGCAGGCGGCCACCTTCGGATTCCCCAACATCTTCCTCGGCGTCGTCGCCTTCCCCGTCCTGATGGCGGTGGCGGTCAGCGTGCTGACCGGGGCGAGGCTGCCGCGCTGGTACCACCTGGGGCTGCAGGCCGGTGCTGTCTTCGCCTTCGGGTTCTGCGTGTGGCTCTGGTACTCCGCGGTGTTCGTGATCGGAGTGCTGTGCCCCTACTGCATGATCGTCTGGACCGCGGTGATCCCGTTCTTCGTGGTGGTGACCGCGCGGAACCTCCTCACCGGCACGATCCCCGCCCCCGAGCGGCTCCGCGAGCTCACCGCCGCCTGGTGGTGGGCGATCCTCGTGCTGATCTTCCTCGGCGTCTTCGCCAGCATCTTCCTGCAGTTCTCC